A window from Telopea speciosissima isolate NSW1024214 ecotype Mountain lineage chromosome 8, Tspe_v1, whole genome shotgun sequence encodes these proteins:
- the LOC122670639 gene encoding heme-binding protein 2-like, with the protein MMENLLLSLVFIAFFCLIFSCNGIESPQFTVVHSESDFEIRLYRESSWMSAPVTEISFEKATKEGFHRLFQYIQGANLNSSRIRMTAPVLTSIVPGEGPLGSSAYFVQFYLPVKFQAAPPLPLPELNLQSDAWGSHCIAVRKFSGFARDPWANSTASDGKYAYSIAPYNSPFRLIGRINEVWVKVDGSKLDDCGSSGVATQ; encoded by the exons ATGATGGAGAACCTGTTGTTATCGCTGGTCTTCATTGCTTTCTTCTGCTTAATCTTCTCCTGTAATGGGATCGAGTCTCCCCAGTTCACAGTCGTTCATTCCGAATCAGATTTCGAGATAAGACTTTACAGAGAATCTTCGTGGATGTCAGCTCCTGTTACAGAAATTTCGTTCGAAAAGGCAACAAAGGAAGGCTTTCACAG ATTATTTCAGTACATCCAAGGTGCCAATTTAAACTCCTCTAGAATCAGAATGACAGCTCCTGTGCTGACAAGCATCGTCCCTGGAGAAGGACCCCTAGGCTCATCAGCCTACTTTGTTCAGTTCTACTTGCCAGTGAAGTTTCAAGCAGCACCACCTCTACCTCTCCCAGAGCTGAACCTCCAATCTGATGCATGGGGAAGCCACTGCATCGCAGTCAGGAAGTTCTCAGGGTTTGCTAGGGACCCATGGGCAAACTCCACTGCTTCTGATGGTAAATATGCATACTCAATTGCACCGTATAACTCTCCTTTTCGGCTAATCGGGCGCATAAATGAGGTCTGGGTGAAGGTTGATGGATCTAAACTGGATGATTGTGGATCCAGTGGCGTAGCTACACAGTGA